The DNA segment TGTGTGGCAGCTGCTCttgcctgcagccacagaaaaggCAGTGCACAAaggaatgggtgtggctgtgttccaataaaactttatttacacatCAGGCTGTGGCCAGATGTGGCCCACAGGCTGTAGTTTTCGGACCTCTACCTTAGACTATCACGAGGCCGTGAGTTCTTCGAGAACAAGAGCTCCTTGGTTGATTCCCCAGGGGACAGCAGGGCCTTGGGAACCTGGGTGGGGTGAGGAGggtctcagaaggcttcttcctTTGGTGACCTGACTTCTCGGAAGCTCAGGCTTAGCTGACACCCCAGCACTGggccagggaggccaaggcaagagataCCGGGAAGGCTAGGAGTCACCTGAAGCCGTTATCCCATCTTAGGCGGCACCCAATCCTAGGTGCACTCCAGAGCCAAGCAGCTTGTGACCTCTGGTAGGCACCGGAATCCCCTGGGATACTTGTTTTAAAAGtcctgggccgggtgcagtggctcacgcctgtaatcccagcacttgggaggccaaggcgggtggatcacaatgtcaggagtttgagactagcctggccaatatggtgaaaccccgtctctactaaaaatacaaaaaaattagccggatgtggtggtgcgcgcctgtaatcccagctacttaggaggctgaggctggagaatcacttgaacccaggagttggagcttgcagtgagccaagaccgtaccactggactccagcctgggcgacagaatgagactctgtcccaaaaaaaaaaaaaaaaaaaaattcccagaccCTCGGCCCCAGACCTTCCCAAAGGAGACTCGGGGATTAGGTATCTGGCTGTTGGTGACACAGGTGGTCTGTGAACCAGTTCTGAGAAACTGTCCTGTGCGGACAGAGGGTAGACCCCATCAGTTCTCATAGGAGGCCGGGGTGTCTCGCCTCCTGAACTCCACAGGCTGGTAGAAGCGAGGCTTGAGGACTAAATGGGCCAGTCCTGTCCTGGTGATGAGACCTTGAAGAGATGGTCAGATGGGTGGTCCAGGGTATACTTTTAACAACTGAGAAGCCATTTTTTCTGCCCCCTGGGCACATGTGCCCAGCTCTGCAAAGACAGTGGCCAAGCTGAAGACAAGTCTTCCATGTGGGGTGGAGATGGGAGGGGCGGGTGCCAGCCCCTCCACTGGGCTGCGGCCTGTGTTCTCCTGATAGGCCCAGCCCCCTCGGTGGCCCCCATGTtcctgggggaaggaaggaaggagctggaGGATACAGCGGTGCCTATCTCGGGAGCCCAGGGAGGTGGGGACACAGGAGTGGCAGGCTTGGGGCGCCTGCATGGAACAGTGCCAGGTCCACGTTTACCCACCACCAGATGGACTTTTTCATTTCAAGCATAACTTGAGTCTGCACTGAGGAGACACTCATGGTGGGGGTGGCTGTGATGAGGGCCCTTCCGAGTCCCGAGAACAGACACTGGCTCCTGCACCCACATCACCACCCCGTCCCAGGGTTAGCCTGGAGGGGAGTTTGTGGTCAGAGCCCCAGTCAGGAGAGAGTTCCAGAATGTTCCAAGAGTCTAGCTGCAGGCCCCAGACACCGTGAGCTGGAGGGTCGGGATGGGGCAGCCTCCCTGGTGCAGTCAGCACCTGGGGCCCCTGTCAGTGCTGTCGTGAGGTGTGTCCGCCCTGGGTCAGAGCAGCAGGCAGAGCCGGTGCTTCTTGTGCCGCTGCGCCTTCTTCAGAGCGCTGAGAGCCACCTTGGCGGCCTCCCGGAAGACGTCCTCCACATTCTCACGAAACTTGGCGGAACATTCCAGGTAGAGAGCAGCTCGGATCTGTTCGCAGGCGCTCAGGCCCTGGGTGGGAGGAGAAGCCAGCATTAGGTGAGGGGCCCCTGGAGGTCTCCTGGAACCACCTGGTGGGTTTGGGACTGGTTCTGAGGACTCTCCAGGGGTGGAGGCCTTGTTTTGGGCCTGTCGCCTCCATCCTGGCTGGCCCTCACAGTGTGGGTGGAATGGAGGGACAGTGCAGTGCATCCCCCAGGTTGGAAGAAGCCCTGTCCAGGCCCCCACCCCGGCCTCTCTCCAGCTCCAGGCAGGGAGGGGCTGAATCCTGACACCCGGGGTTGGTTCCCCCAGGTGTGTCTCCCAGGCCTGTGAGAAGAGTTGGAGGCCTCAAGACAGGACTTCCAGCCACCTCTCTCTGAAAGTACAACTTAGGCAAATGAAtttgccctttatttatttttgaggtggagttttgctcttgttgcccaggctggagcgcagtggcacgatcttggttcatcacaaccttcatctcccaggttcaagcgattctcctgcctcagcctcccaagtagctgggattacaggcatgcgccaccacgcccggctaatgttgtatttttagtagagatggggtttttccatgttggtcaggctggtcttgaactcctgacctcaggtgattcgcctgccttggccttacaaagtgctgggattataggcgtgagccactatgcccagccgaATTTGCCCTTATTAATGGTTATTTCTTGTGAAAGTTTCTTTTTGCCTTTACATtccttttattctgtttattccCCCATGCCTCACCCAAAGAGTTGCACGGTCAGTTGGCCCTTTCAAACAAGGCAGACAGCACAgcacaggacaggacaggacagcgGCTCATAGCACAGAATTTGGAGTGCAGTGCATGGGACCAGATCCTGGCTCCACTTCTGGctagctctgtgaccctgggcaagctgcttaacctctctgggcctcattgtCTCCCGTGTAAACTGGGGGATGTGAACAGCACCTGCCTGAGTCCTACGGATTGAGAGTAGTTGTGTAAAGTGCTCAGGTTCACAGGCCATCAATactaatatttagaaattattattagAATCCTGCTTCCCTCAGCTCCCTGAAAGGCCGCTAAGGCACCCCAGTTGCAGAGGCCAAAGGTCTGGGAGGCTTTACAGCCACGGCTGCGCCCCAGGGTCTTGGCCCCTGGCCCACCTGCATGTAGGTGATGGGCTCCAGCTGGGCAGCCCGGAGCTTCCGCAGCTGCTCCTTGTCCTTCCTCAGGTCTGTCTTGCAGCCAATGAGCACCATGGGGATCCCGCGGCAGAAGTGCGTGACCTCAGGGAACCACtgtggagggaggaggcaggggatGAGGGGTGCAGCCGGGCCCAGATGTGGGGCCGCCACCCAGGAGACCAGCCTCACCTTGATGAGGACGTTGTCGTAGCTGGTGGGGTTCATGACGTCATAGCAGATGAGCACGAGGTGGGTGTTCTGGTAGGACAGGGGCCGCAGCCGGTCATAGTCTTCCTGCCCTGAAAGCAGAGAGCAGGGTGGGTCAGGGGACGTCCCCTGTCTGGACTCTGATGGGTGAAGGGGAAGGGGCCAGACAAGTGACCCTGCCTTaaggcctcaatttcctcatctatacaatgggcagcaagccaggagtggtggcacaggcctgtggtgccagctactcgggaggctgaggctggaggatcacttgagcccaggaggtcgaggctacagtgagctgtgatcatgccactgcactccagcctgggtgacagagcaagaccctgtctcttaacaaCAGAACCCATGAGTGGCAGCCCCCCAGTTCTGGATGGTGGTAAAGAATCCTCGAGATCAAACCCACGCAGTGCTGAGAGCTTGGCCTGATTctagggctggggctggagaaaCTGCTAGCGATGATGCTGATAGCCAATGTGATCCCCCTGCCCTGATGCTTAGGGGCAGAGCGCAGACTGGAACCCTCCCCTTCCCAAAGATTCAGACCTGTGCGGCTGGGTGGACTCACAGTGTCCCCAAGTCCCGAGAGGCTGGTGTCTGGCTTCAACCTCCAGCTTCTCGGGTTCTGATGCAGTCGGCTGAGTTCCCTGCCCATTCTTGCAAGCACTAGGAGGCGGGTGGTGGGTTGCTGGGAACAGCACCTAAGCGCCCTCCCCACCCAGATTCACAGAGCATACTCCTGGGGGGATACTTTAATCCTGATGCCTGGCCTTGCCCCAACACGAGCTGAATCCAAACACCGATCTAGGCTTGAGCTTGGttgggtttgcttttttttccccttctttataAGCAATTCTTTGTAACTTTTTATATTGACAGTTTCAAACTTACAGTAAAATTGCAACAAAGAGTGTGAAGAGCTCTGACT comes from the Macaca mulatta isolate MMU2019108-1 chromosome 11, T2T-MMU8v2.0, whole genome shotgun sequence genome and includes:
- the RHOF gene encoding rho-related GTP-binding protein RhoF isoform X2 is translated as MDAPGAPAPTAAPGPGRKELKIVIVGDGGCGKTSLLMVYSQGSFPEHYAPSVFEKYTASVTVGSKEVTLNLYDTAGQEDYDRLRPLSYQNTHLVLICYDVMNPTSYDNVLIKWFPEVTHFCRGIPMVLIGCKTDLRKDKEQLRKLRAAQLEPITYMQGLSACEQIRAALYLECSAKFRENVEDVFREAAKVALSALKKAQRHKKHRLCLLL
- the RHOF gene encoding rho-related GTP-binding protein RhoF isoform X1 is translated as MDAPGAPAPTAAPGPGRKELKIVIVGDGGCGKTSLLMVYSQGSFPEAPLRTNRPPLPQHYAPSVFEKYTASVTVGSKEVTLNLYDTAGQEDYDRLRPLSYQNTHLVLICYDVMNPTSYDNVLIKWFPEVTHFCRGIPMVLIGCKTDLRKDKEQLRKLRAAQLEPITYMQGLSACEQIRAALYLECSAKFRENVEDVFREAAKVALSALKKAQRHKKHRLCLLL